Proteins from a single region of Sandaracinaceae bacterium:
- a CDS encoding tetratricopeptide repeat protein, with protein MSVLLSESARRGAPFLVGPLALLFVSMSLQGCLWTKRSETRAMQDRLGELEARVQAQSEELARLLEVANVTLLRNSADQGLLLQQLQDQLGALEGQIAETRQLAETMQRDEVDQRREIAEQREQMDEQHRQIERRLDQIARAAGMDVVLQSSEIPRDRNAHFEAGAQALRVGSHSYARALFREFVVRYPEDPRADDAQYGIGSSYLQQRQPAAALGEFRRILSTYRDGDVVDKTLMDMAEAFVQVRACADARTALETLIQAYSSSPLVARARTRLREVTRLPARSCEP; from the coding sequence ATGTCCGTTCTCCTCTCAGAGTCCGCGCGGCGTGGGGCGCCCTTTCTGGTCGGCCCGCTCGCGCTGCTGTTCGTCTCCATGTCGCTGCAGGGCTGCCTGTGGACCAAGCGCAGCGAGACGCGCGCCATGCAAGACCGCCTGGGGGAGCTCGAGGCGCGCGTGCAAGCGCAGTCCGAGGAGCTCGCGCGCCTGCTCGAGGTGGCGAACGTGACGCTGCTGCGCAACAGCGCGGACCAGGGCCTGCTGCTGCAGCAGCTGCAAGATCAGCTGGGCGCGCTCGAGGGGCAGATCGCGGAGACGCGCCAGCTGGCCGAGACCATGCAGCGCGACGAGGTCGACCAGCGCCGAGAGATCGCGGAGCAGCGCGAGCAGATGGACGAACAGCACCGCCAGATCGAGCGGCGCCTGGACCAGATCGCGCGCGCCGCGGGCATGGACGTGGTGCTGCAGTCGAGCGAGATCCCGCGCGACCGCAACGCGCACTTCGAGGCGGGCGCCCAGGCGCTGCGCGTGGGGTCGCACTCGTACGCGCGCGCGCTCTTCCGTGAGTTCGTGGTGCGCTACCCAGAGGACCCGCGCGCCGACGACGCCCAGTACGGCATCGGCTCCAGCTACCTGCAGCAGCGGCAGCCCGCCGCGGCGCTGGGCGAGTTCCGCCGCATCCTCTCCACCTACCGCGACGGCGACGTGGTGGACAAGACGCTCATGGACATGGCCGAGGCCTTCGTCCAGGTGCGCGCCTGCGCCGACGCCCGCACCGCCCTCGAGACGTTGATCCAGGCCTACTCGAGCTCGCCGCTGGTGGCCCGCGCGCGCACTCGGTTGCGCGAGGTCACGCGTCTGCCAGCGCGGTCCTGCGAGCCGTAG